CGCCGCCAGCAATGACAAACGCTGCTGCAGTGAGCGTTCCATTTCCTGTTCTTTTTCACGAATACTCCATGACGAACCGATGATCGTGCCAATGGCAATGGCTGTGATCACGAAAACGGCCAGCAGCAATGTTCTGCGGCGGGTCATCAAAAGCCGGTTATCCGGAGGCGTGTTAAAAAATGGCGTCGTGACCATGGTTACTCTCCTGTCGCAGTTCGCGTGGATAAAGCCGTTGCGCGCGGCTTTATATGGGTCCAACGCGTTGTTTCATTGACGGAATACTGAGGCAGATAATGCTGATATCGGTGATGGGAAAACACCGGATCAGATAAGTTGTCCAGTATCAGAATGTCGTCCTGTGTATAAACAGCCAGCACCGCATGGGTAATGGAACGAATCGTGTCCCGCAGGATGACAATTCGCATCCGGTCGGGCTCAACACCCAGGTAGCGCAGAGCGTAGTATTTGCAAATGGCGAAATCCTCGCAGTCCCCGGAATGGCGTAAAAACTCCAGAGGCGTCGCCCAGTAATCCCTTTTTTGCCAGACATCGCTATCCAACCGATACGGCCAGCGGTTGAAAAAACGGTTGACCGTTTTCAGTTGTTCCAACAGGGGCGCGGTAGCCAGCTGGGCCGCGACCTGTTGCCATTCTTGAGCGGCGCGAATACCGGTGGCCTGTTTGGGATCGGTAAAGCGCGCCATCTCTTCAGCGCCGACAGCGATGACTCTCTGCCAGTTTTTCAGGGCGCTGAGTTTGCCTCTAAATTCATAGGTCTCGAAAACCCCTGACGGAGGTGGTCGATCTTTGGCTGTTGCCGGTGAAGAGGCCTGCACAGATGAGCAGCCCAATGTCGCCAGCAACAGACCTAAAAGAATCAAGGCACGTATGTGATTCCATGCCGACAAGGGTTATCGCTCCCTCAATGCGGTCTGTTTTGCTTTTAGAATCGGTTTGAGCAGATAACTCAACACCGATTTTTTGCCGGTCAGAATATCCACAGAAGCAGTCATGCCGGGGATGATCGGCAGTTTTGTTCCTTTGTAGGTCAGAGCTTTCTCTTTGGTCCGTAATTTGACCCTGTAAAAGCTTTCTTTGCGCTCGTTGACGATGGTATCGGCACTGATTTGTTCGACATAGCCATCTAAGCCGCCGTAGATGGAAAAGTCATAGGCGGTCAATTTGATTTTTGCCGGTTGCCCTGGGTAGAGAAAGGCAATGTCTGCGGGACGGATCTGCACCTCAACCAACAAGGCATCGTCAAGAGGAACCACTTCAAGAATCGGTTCACCAGGACGGATGACACCGCCGACGGTGTTGACGATCAACTGCTTGACGGTGCCGCGCACAGGGGATCGAACATCCGTCCGTGTCACGCGGTCCTCACCGGCGGCAATGGCTTCTCTCAGGGAGATCAATTCCAGACGGCGCTGATTGATTTCGTTGAGCACTTCCGTGTGATACTGTGCCTGACGTTGGGCAATGCGGCGTTGAGCTTCACGTGCTGCTTCACGGATGCGGGGAATGGTCAGATTGACGACGTTAAGGTCGCCTTCCATGTTGGACACATCACGTTTAAGGCTCAGATAATCAACCCGGGGATACAGATCCTGTTCGACCAGCGGAGTGGCGATATTGAGTTGCTCCCGTGCCAGCTCCAAACCCTGTTCGAGCTTTTTCTGGCGACTGAGCAGTTCACGAATCTCCTGCTGCTTTTGCTGGTATTGCGAGTCAAGGACATTCACTTCCAACGTAAGTTGGGCCTGTCGGGCTTCAAAAATACTGCGTTGGTCGGAAACCAGTTCCGGGTGCTCCTGTTTCATCTGTTCAGGGAATTCCAGAGCAGAGCCTTCCGCTTCTGCCGTCAGGCGAGCAATGGCCGCTTCGTGTTCCAGCGCGGTATTGGCGGCGTCACGATATTGGCTGGCGGCAACCGTGTTGCGGATGCGGACCAGAACATCGCCCTTTTCAATGATCTGATTCTCCTCCACGAGAATTTCTTCAATAATGCCCCCCTCAAGGTGCTGGATAATCTGTACGCGTTGCGAAGGGATCACCTGACCTTGCCCACGGGTGACTTCATCAAGGACGGTAAAATGTGCCCATAGCACAAAAATAACCATGAACAGGACGATCATCATCGTCAGAATATAAGCGAAACGATGGCCGGTACGGTAGGTTGCGGCATCGACTTCGCCGAGAAATTCCAGCGATTCGCTGAGCTGTCTTTCCTGAGATGTTCTATTGAAAAGGCGCATAGGCCCCTCCTAAGCCGGAGCTGTATGGATCTGTTGTTTTTTCAGGGCTTCAAGAACATGGCGTTTGGGTCCATCAGCAACGATGCGGCCGCCATCCATGACGATAAGCCGATCCACCATGGTCAACAATCCGAAACGGTGGGTAAATAATAACAAAGTCTTGCCGTCGAGTTCATGTTTCATCCGTTGGCAGAACCGTTGTTCCGAACCATTGTCCATGGCACTGGTTGGTTCATCGAAAATCAGGATGTCCGGATGGCTTAATAAGGCTCGGGCAATGGCGATCGCCTGCCGTTGTCCACCGGATAAAGCTGCTCCCCGTTCTCCGACAGGACAATCAAATCCGGCTGGATGCTGGTGAATAAAGTCTCCGACGCCGGAGATATGCGCCGCGTGGAGAATGGCCTGATCATCCGCCTCAGGAGTGCCGAAGGTGATGTTGTCACGAATGCTGCCGTAAAAGAGATAGTTGTCCTGGGAAACGTAGCCAATACGGCTGCGTAGATCGGCAACATGCAGCTGCCGAATGTCAATGCCGCCGACACTGACCTGGCCCTGCTCCGGAGTGTACAAGCCTAAGGCGAGACGTCCCAGGGTGCTTTTGCCGCATCCGGTGCGACCAATGACCCCGACACGTTCGCCAGGGCGAATTTTCAAGGTCAAATCCTTAAGAGCCAGTGTTTGGGCCTGGGGATAGGAAAATCGGATCTCCTCAAAACTGAGTGCATTATCCAAATGGGGTTGGCGCATAAACTGCTGATCATCCGGTGATTCGTTAGGGATGTTCATCAATGTGTCTAGCGCTTTCAATGCGCTACGGGCTTGTTGCAGTCGTGTCAGCATAGCGGCGACCGTCGCCAGGGGAGACAAGGCGCGTCCTACCAGAATGTTGCAGGCAATCAGACCGCCGAGAGTCATCCGTCCTTCACCGATAAGATAGACGCCACCGATAATAATCAACACACTGACCACGTGGGTAGCAAACAGAGAGAACGACAGCGACAGGTTGGCCAGAGACTTTACTTTTGCGCTGGTGCGGGCATTGGCCCCGACCACTTTTTCCCAGCGTTGTTGAATCTGGCCGCGTGCCAGGGAGGTTTTGATGGTTTCCAAGCCGAAAATGGCCTCGACCAGCAAGGCACTCTTTTGTGAGGATTCGCGATAGCCCTGATCAATCACCTGACGAAACGGCACTTGAACCAACAGTCCGACAATAAGAACGATAGGAACGGCCAGTGCCGGTGCCCAGGCTAATGGTCCACCGATATAACCGATTAAAACGATGAAAATGGCAATAAACGGGATATCCACCAGTCCCAACAGTGTCGTCGAGCTGAAAAATTCTCTCAGAGATTCAAACTCTCTCAGGTTGTTGGCCAGCGTTCCCGTGGAGTCTGGTTTGTGGTCCATGCGCATACCGGTCAGTTGTTGCATCAGCCGACTGGCTATCAGAACATCCGCGTTCTTTCCGGCGACATCGACAAAGTAGCCGCGCATGTTGCGCAGAATAAAATCAAAGGTGTAGGCAATCATCACGCCCAGAGCAAGAACCCAGAGGGTTTCCACGGCATTGTTGGGGACCACCCGATCATAAACATTCATGACGAAAAGAGGTCCGGCGATACCGAGAATGTTGATCACCATCGTCGCCAGCAAGACATGTTTGTAAATTGGCCAGAAACGAAGAATTGTCCCCCAGAACCATTGCCTGGTGGAGTCGTGCTCTTTTTCGCCGACCCGTTTATCGAGTTTGTTGTGAACATGGGCAAAAATACAATAGCCGGAATAGTCCTGTTGCAGTTGCTCCAGCGGGATAATCCGGCGTTGGCCATCCAGCTCGGCAGGGATAACGCTGGCCTCATTCTGGTTGATGTCGACCAGAATGCAGCTGTTGTCATTATGCAACAACAAAACACAGGGCAGAGACAGTCGCGAAAGAGTTTTAAGCTTTGGTCGATAAAAGCTGCGTGCTGTCAACCCTTGTTGCTCTACCGCGCGCAGGCAGGCGGCAATTGAGGGTGCGCGTCGATCCGTTGGCAGGGATGACGTCAAGACATCCAACGTCAGAGGTTGCCCCAGAAGTGATGACAGGGTGCATAGGCTGGAGAGAATTGGAGCCGTCGTGTCGACGACTGTCTGGTCCAGCCTGGGAGGCGTTTTAACCTCTTGTTTTAAAGAACTATCTAACTTCATTTGATTTTCAGTCATATGATCAACCCGGCACGAGGACCCGTTCATAAAAGAAAGTTGAATTTATCCCTTGCCCGACTTGGCAGGACAAGGAAACCTGTTAACTTTTATTGTAAAAGGTCATGAGAAAAATACAAATAATCTCGAATTTTTACACGATGTTAGAGGGAGGATGAAATGATGGCGGGAAATGAAAAACAATTGACTTTCGGTTCATTGTTTATTGGTTTTTTCTTATTGTTGGCATCAACAGCCGGTGCAGAAACAACTTTAAAGCAGAGCGTCAGTTCCGCTTTGAAAACAAATCCGCAGCTGCAGATTTTACAGCATAATCAGCGTGCAGTGGGCTATCAGGTCAAGCAGGCCCGTTCAGGATACTTTCCTCGTCTCGATTTGACCCTTGGCTATGGGACAGAAGCTCATGATGATGAAATCACCCGGGCGCGTGGTGACAACCATACCTTCCAGGACCGTGGTGAAGCCGCATTGCAGCTGACACAGCTGCTTTATGATGGTGGCGAAACGTCAAGCCGGGTTGCCGCTGAAAAGGAAAAGTTTGCTTCCGCTGAAAAGCGGGTTTTGGATAATGCTGAAGCGATTGGCCTGGATGCCGTGATTGCTCATATGCAGGTTTATCGTGAACAGGAGCTTGTCAAGCTGGCTGAAAAGAATGTCAAGGATCACCAGGATATCATCGGCATGCTGGAAGAACTTCAGGAGGGTGGTGCCGGAAGTGTGGCCGATGTGGTTCAGGCTCAGGGACGTTTAGCCCGTTCCCGTGCCTCTCTGGCGAAAGCCAAAAGTGATTTGAAACAGGCCCAGGCCAATTATTTACGCGTTGTTGGTGAACCTCTGGATGAAGCAACATTCAATGAACTGGTGGCTACCGTTGCTCCGCTGACACTTGAAGAAGCGTTGGCGCTGACCGAGTGCGGAAACCCGAAGGTTCTGGCTCTCAAAGCTAATATGCGTGAGGCCAATCAGCGTGTTGCTGTGGTGGGCTCAAAATACTATCCTAAAACCCATTTGGAGCTGCGCTCCAGCTATGACGAGGAAGTTGAGAGTTCTCAAACCTATGAACGCAACCATCAGGCCATGGTCCGTTTGCGTTGGAACCTGCTCAACGGTGGTGCGGATTACTATGAGCGCAAAGCTGCAGCTTCACGGTTTGCCCAGTCCTCTTCCGAACACAGCAACCAGCTTCTTGACGTGCTCGAGGAAACTCGTAATACCTGGGCGGAATATATTGCTGCCCAAGAGAGTAAAGCTGCCTACACCGATGCTGTAGATTACAATAACAAGACGCTGGACAGTTACCTGAAACAGTTTCGTGTCGCACAACGGACACTGCTGGATGTTCTGGACGCACGCAACGAATTGTATCAGTCTTCCGGTCAGTTGGTGACAACACGCGTGAACGAAGTGATCGCTGCTTATCGCCTCCGTGCCCTTGCGGGTCAGCTTAACGAAACCTTAGAAATCGAGCCACAATTGTACGAAGTCGCAATGGCAGAATAATTTCCATCAGTTAAATCCCCTGAGTGTCTATTCATTAGCTTTCAGGGGATTTTTTTTGCCAAAAATCGAGATAAGTGCCTGTCAGATGGTGTTTTTTTATATTAGTGCTATACTTGTCGATAAGAAGACAAAAATGGTTAGAATGGTAAGCGATTAACGAATAGATACGTTCAGGAGGATGTCATGGCTGACCAACAAAAAATGAACATGACGGCCGAAGAGAAAATGTCGCACGCAGAAGAAACACCTGCTGCAGTTCAAGCCAATCCACAAGCAGCCCAGCCTGAAGCAGCGGTCATCCTTCCTGAACCCGGGATGGTTGAGGTGGTGCCCGTCCAGCCGGGAGAAGAGGTTGCTGTTGCTTTCGATCTGAATGATACGCAAATGAGTGTTGTCGGCGGTGACTTACAAATTGAGTTCGCCAATGGCGGCACGTTGCTCTTTCAGGGGTTTGCCGCCGCTTCAGCGGGTAACAACCCGCCAGCTCTGATGCTGGCAGATGGAACGGTGTTGCCGGGAGATGCCATTGTTTTTACCTCGGCAGATACCGAGTTGGCTCCGGCAGCTGGTCCGGCTCTGGGCAGTGGTGGTACAGGGGAATACCGCACCGACTTTGGTCAAGTGCTTGATGGGGTTGATCGTCTAGGTGTTCAAGATCCAATTGCCCTGCAGACCAGTGTAGATGCACCTTTGGAAGACGGTCCACAGAATGCGCCACCTGATGCCATTGATGATTTTGCCACAACCGATGAAGATACTCCGATTGTTATTCAGGTGTTGCCGAATGACAGCGACCCGGATAACGACCCATTGACGATCATTGATTTTACCCAGCCGGATATAGGATCAGTCATTCTGAATCCGGATGGGACTTTTACTTATGATCCCGAGGGACAATTTGATGATCTGGCTGCCGGCGAAACGGAAACTGTGACTTTCACCTACACCATTACCGACAATGCCAGTGGTAATGATACGGCAACGGTCACGATCATCATTGAAGGTACCAACGACGCTCCGGTTATAGATGTACAAGCGTCAGACACCAGTGCAACGGTGTCCGACGAAGGGCTGGTTGATGGTATTCCTGACGATGTCGGTAGTGACGATACAACGAATGCTCTGATTGATTCCGGGCAGATTATTTTTAGTGATGTTGATACTTCCGACACCCACACTGTGACTCTCACGGCCCCAGAGCAAAGTCTGTCCTCCGATGGATCGATACTGGTCTGGAGTGGCAGTGGGACAGGGACACTGGTCGCAACGGCTGGAGAAGGTGGTCCGACAGTGATGACCATCTCCATTGATAACGAAGGTTATTATATTGTTGAGCAAAGTGGACAATTTGATCATCCGCTGACTGATATCGAAGATGATCTTAGCTTTGATGTGGGTGTTGTTGTCACGGATAGCAGTGGGGCTGACAATGCAACGGCCTTAACGACGCTCACCGTGACGGTAGAAGATGATCGACCGACAGCCGGAGACAGTGACCTTGGCATCCAGACTGAAGATGCTGTTGTCGACCTGAATGTCTTCGATATTCCTGGGACGGCTGGGGGCGCTGATGCAGACGCAACCTTAACCAATGTCACCATTGAGCTGGGTAATGGTGTTGTCGATTTTGATGCCGAGGGCAATGTGACCTTTACTCCTGCTGCGGAATACGAAGGTCCGGTGCGCTTGGTCTATACCATTACCGATGCAGACAATGATTCATCACAAGGAATCATTGAGCTGGCCATGCCTGAGGATTCGGTGCCAACCGTTAATGGGGGCGAGGGTATTGTGTATGAAGCCGGGTTGAATCCTGACGGAACAGATGCCGGTGTCGCTCAGACAACCATCAGCGGAGATTTTGACATCACCACGGGTAATGATCAGTTTGGCGGGCTCTATATTGACGGCCAACTGGCGACCGCTGGAGACACCTTTACGAATACCTATGGAACATTGACCATCACGGAGACCGCCGGTCTTCTCGGCTGGAGTTATACCATTAACGAAGAGGAAAGCCATGCCGCGGGTGATGGTAACAATACCTTGATGGACAGTTTCGACGTCTATGTTGTCGACCACGAAGGGACGCAATCCATTACACAAAGCCTGGATATCACCATTGTTGACGATGTGCCAACGGCTGGCGATATCAATCTTGGTATGCAACCGGAAGATACCGGCGTCAGTTTGAACGTTTTCACCATTCCGGGTACTGAAGGCGGCGCTGACGGTGCGACACTGGCCGGTGTCACCGTTGACCAGGGTCCTGAGGCGGGAAGTGTCACCTTTGCGGTGAATGGCAATGTAACCTTTACCCCGGCAGCTGGTTATGAGGGTGATGTCAGCCTGAGCTATACCATTATTGATGCGGACAATGATCCGGCAACTGGAACAATTCGTCTCACCTTGCCGGAAGATTCAACTCCTGTAGGAGGAGAGAGTGGTGCCGTGGTTGATGACGAAGGCTTGCCAGGCGGTATTGCCGGAGGCATTGGCGACGTAGCCGGTGAAAATGCCAGCTACAGCAGTACGCTCAACTATAGCTCCGGTGGCGATATCCCTGTTGACATCACCTTTGCCGCCATGGACGGCACCAGCGGTACGGTTGGAACGGAAACCGTCAACTACAGCTGGAACAGCGCAAGTTACACCCTGACGGCGACCGGCCCACGCGGTGAACTGTTCACCGTCGAAGTCACCGATCCGACCACCGGCGCGTACACCGTGACATTAAAAGACAACGTGCTGCATGAAAGCCTGGACGGCGAAACCGGCGACAATACGGAAAACGACGCCCTAGCCACGCTGACCTACACCATCACCGACAGTGACGGCAGTCCGGCAGACGGCTCGTTGACCGTCACCTTCGACGACGATATGCCGACAGCCCAGGCCGAAGGGCCAGTCAGTGTTGCTGAAGGTGCCACCGTCACCGGCGATCTCGACTTTGCCGAAGGCGCAGACGGCGCCAGCGTTACCCATATCAACAACACCGAGCTGGTGTTTGGCGAAGATGGCTACTCGCAAGACGTTGATCTGGGCGAAGGCACGATTAAAGTCACCGCCGAAGGCGCATACAGCTTCACCAGCGATGAGCCACTGGATAACCCGGTGTCCGTCAATGCGAACTATACCGTGACCGACAGCGATGGCGACAGCGTCAGTGCGTCCCTCGCCTTTACCATCACAGACGACAACGCGCCGAGCGGCGGCGAAAGCAGTGCCGTAGTCGATGACGAAGGCTTGCCAGGCGGTATTGCCGGAGGCATTGGCGACGTAGCCGGTGAAAATGCCAGCTACAGCAGTACGCTCAACTATAGCTCCGGTGGCGATATCCCTGTTGACATCACCTTTGCCGCCATGGACGGCACCAGCGGTACGGTTGGAACGGAAACCGTCAACTACAGCTGGAACAGCGCAAGTTACACCCTGACGGCGACCGGCCCACGCGGTGAACTGTTCACCGTCGAAGTCACCGATCCGACCACCGGCGCGTACACCGTGACATTAAAAGACAACGTGCTGCATGAAAGCCTGGACGGCGAAACCGGCGACAATACGGAAAACGACGCCCTGGCCACGCTGACCTACACCATCACCGACAGTGACGGCAGTCCGGCAGACGGCTCGTTGACCGTCACCTTCGACGACGATATGCCGACTGTGAACCAAATTACTAATCTCGTTTATTCAAACACCAGCAATCCGTTACCGGGTGGTACAGGTATCTTTGACTATTCGATTGGCGCAGATGCGCGGGCAGACTACAGTGCAACGGATTCTGATTTTGCCTCCATTACACTCAGTGGATTGGTTGGCAGTACATCGATCAGCAATGCTTCTGTTGATTGGGCTTCGGAAACGACTGACCAAGCTGTTTTCGACGTGACTTTTAACTACTTTGCAGATCCTGCCGGGACAACACAAAGCGAGGCAACGGGAACTCTGACGTTTGACAAAGTTGAGGGGACCTATTCATTGAACCTCGATGCGCCTCTGGAAAACTACAGTATCTACACGACCAGTGATTCTGATACGACCTTCCAGGGATATGAGCCTGATTCGGCCACCACGGACAAAACTCAGCCCAAAGTATCGGTTGCGGAACTTGCCGATGACTTCTTTGTTCAGTTTACCGGCTCACATGAAACCGGCGGTGGAAGTGGTGTGGATCTGACAGCAGGTGGAGACACCACGTTTATTGACGGTGAGCTGTTTGCAGCGGCTGCAACCTGGGTCAGTACCAGTGGGTCAGCCAATGGCGTCGCTGGTGATACCATGCAAGCGGGCGAAGTTCTCGACCTGAACTTCTATCAATCCGATCCGCAAGGTTATCTCAACTACACGGATACGACGACCGCAAGTGGTATTTTCCTCAAGTTTGACGGAATTGGTTCGGCGGAAGATCTGATTGTTGTTTTGAAACTGGTTGATCCGACAACCCTGGCGACGACAACCAAAGCCATTATCATCGATAGCGGCGATATCATCACAGATCAGTCGCTGGTGCCGGATGGATACAATGTGACCCTTGATTCCAATGACGGTCTTGTTGTCATCGAAAGCAATGATTACAATTTCGGCACTGAGAACTACCAAATTTCCGGAATGCAGATTCTGGTTTCCGCAGAAAACATTGACGGATTTGGTATCGACCTGAACTCTGATACCGGCAGTCTTGGCGGGTCTTCAGAGACGTTGGTTGCCTTTGGCAGTGACGCAACAGATTCGGATGTTCTGAAAATTTCCGATATCGGTTTTGTCACTGAATCGACAGATACTCTTGATGCCAATCTCAACTTTGATGTGACACTGGTGGATGCAGATGGTGATGCAACGTCCGTCCAATCTCTGGATGTTACCATTGTTGGTGGAACAACCTTTGAGGGCAGCCAGAGTCAAACTGCTGAATCGATTCAAGGCAGTGCAGGAAATGACTTCCTCTATTCCGGTGAGGGTGACGACATTCTGGTCGGTGGCCTTGGTGAAGACACATTTGTCTTTGGCGATGGTGAAGGTGCCGATACGATTGTCGATTTCAACCCAGGTGAAGATGTGTTGCAACTGACGGATGTTCTCGAAACCAATGCCGGAGATATCTCGGTCACGCTGGATGGTGCTGATGTGATTCTCACTGGTAACGGTTTGGACAGCATCACTCTGGAAGGGATTAACTCCGGAGGAACGTATGACAGTTGTACCAACCTTCAGGATATGATTGATCACGCGACTGCCGGAATTAATGTGGAGTTTGGTGCAAGTTGACCTCGCTATGTCTCTGACAGCGTTTACTTGGTTCTAAATAAAAAATGCGCCCTGTTTTTCAGGGCGCATTTTTTGTTTTTGTTATTCCACTTTTTTATCTGATTCGGTGGCGTCTTTTTTAGGCTTCCGCACCGGAAGATCACACTGCTGTGGACCTCAACCCATGCCGATTTTCGGCAAAACCCAGCGGTTAAGAATAAACCAAATTGCCACAATACCCAGCAGGGGCCAGATGGAATCCATTATAAAATACTCCTATTCTTTTCGGCTCAACAATAGTGAGATCCTCTAGAATAGCAGGACTGGGCATTTAACGCCATGTAAAACGTGATTGGACACGGAGCCAAACAGAACGTCGCGAATTTCTCCACTGGAATGGCGACCAATGACCACCAGAGAAAACGCTTCATCATTGGCAATCGAGCAGATGGTATCCCGTGGCGAGCCACTTTCCAGGCGCGGGATGACATCCAGCCCGGCAGCCTGAAGTAGAGCCGTTTGTTCCGCCAGAAACCTCTCCCCTGTCTTGGTCGCATATTGTCGCACCATATCGATCTGAAAGTCAGGGATCATACGGTAATCCATTTTGTCCAGATTAACCACATGCAGAAGAGAGATGGGTGTTTTAAATTGCTCTTTATGGTCAATCAGTGCCTGAACTGTGGCTTTACTGGTCTCACCATCGCAAATAGGAACGAGAATTTTAAGTGACATAATGACCTCCGCTTGGGGGTAAATGCACTATTGCCCGTAGCCGAATACCAGTCGTGGCAATAACAGGACCGGATCAGGCCAGAACGTCAACAGAAGCAGAATTGCAATTTGAATCAGCAAAAAGGGTAATACAGAGCGGGCCACGTAAAGCATGCTGCGGTTGGCGACAGCCCCGGAAATAAATAGACTGACCCCCAGCGGCGGTGTGCAGTAACCAATGCCGAGATTCAGAGTCATGATCAACCCGAAGTGCAACGTATCAATGCCGAACTGGTTAAGTAAGGGCAGGAAAATTGGGGTCAGAATGATCGTGGCGGAAATGATATCCA
This is a stretch of genomic DNA from uncultured Desulfuromonas sp.. It encodes these proteins:
- a CDS encoding universal stress protein, which codes for MSLKILVPICDGETSKATVQALIDHKEQFKTPISLLHVVNLDKMDYRMIPDFQIDMVRQYATKTGERFLAEQTALLQAAGLDVIPRLESGSPRDTICSIANDEAFSLVVIGRHSSGEIRDVLFGSVSNHVLHGVKCPVLLF
- a CDS encoding Ig-like domain-containing protein translates to MADQQKMNMTAEEKMSHAEETPAAVQANPQAAQPEAAVILPEPGMVEVVPVQPGEEVAVAFDLNDTQMSVVGGDLQIEFANGGTLLFQGFAAASAGNNPPALMLADGTVLPGDAIVFTSADTELAPAAGPALGSGGTGEYRTDFGQVLDGVDRLGVQDPIALQTSVDAPLEDGPQNAPPDAIDDFATTDEDTPIVIQVLPNDSDPDNDPLTIIDFTQPDIGSVILNPDGTFTYDPEGQFDDLAAGETETVTFTYTITDNASGNDTATVTIIIEGTNDAPVIDVQASDTSATVSDEGLVDGIPDDVGSDDTTNALIDSGQIIFSDVDTSDTHTVTLTAPEQSLSSDGSILVWSGSGTGTLVATAGEGGPTVMTISIDNEGYYIVEQSGQFDHPLTDIEDDLSFDVGVVVTDSSGADNATALTTLTVTVEDDRPTAGDSDLGIQTEDAVVDLNVFDIPGTAGGADADATLTNVTIELGNGVVDFDAEGNVTFTPAAEYEGPVRLVYTITDADNDSSQGIIELAMPEDSVPTVNGGEGIVYEAGLNPDGTDAGVAQTTISGDFDITTGNDQFGGLYIDGQLATAGDTFTNTYGTLTITETAGLLGWSYTINEEESHAAGDGNNTLMDSFDVYVVDHEGTQSITQSLDITIVDDVPTAGDINLGMQPEDTGVSLNVFTIPGTEGGADGATLAGVTVDQGPEAGSVTFAVNGNVTFTPAAGYEGDVSLSYTIIDADNDPATGTIRLTLPEDSTPVGGESGAVVDDEGLPGGIAGGIGDVAGENASYSSTLNYSSGGDIPVDITFAAMDGTSGTVGTETVNYSWNSASYTLTATGPRGELFTVEVTDPTTGAYTVTLKDNVLHESLDGETGDNTENDALATLTYTITDSDGSPADGSLTVTFDDDMPTAQAEGPVSVAEGATVTGDLDFAEGADGASVTHINNTELVFGEDGYSQDVDLGEGTIKVTAEGAYSFTSDEPLDNPVSVNANYTVTDSDGDSVSASLAFTITDDNAPSGGESSAVVDDEGLPGGIAGGIGDVAGENASYSSTLNYSSGGDIPVDITFAAMDGTSGTVGTETVNYSWNSASYTLTATGPRGELFTVEVTDPTTGAYTVTLKDNVLHESLDGETGDNTENDALATLTYTITDSDGSPADGSLTVTFDDDMPTVNQITNLVYSNTSNPLPGGTGIFDYSIGADARADYSATDSDFASITLSGLVGSTSISNASVDWASETTDQAVFDVTFNYFADPAGTTQSEATGTLTFDKVEGTYSLNLDAPLENYSIYTTSDSDTTFQGYEPDSATTDKTQPKVSVAELADDFFVQFTGSHETGGGSGVDLTAGGDTTFIDGELFAAAATWVSTSGSANGVAGDTMQAGEVLDLNFYQSDPQGYLNYTDTTTASGIFLKFDGIGSAEDLIVVLKLVDPTTLATTTKAIIIDSGDIITDQSLVPDGYNVTLDSNDGLVVIESNDYNFGTENYQISGMQILVSAENIDGFGIDLNSDTGSLGGSSETLVAFGSDATDSDVLKISDIGFVTESTDTLDANLNFDVTLVDADGDATSVQSLDVTIVGGTTFEGSQSQTAESIQGSAGNDFLYSGEGDDILVGGLGEDTFVFGDGEGADTIVDFNPGEDVLQLTDVLETNAGDISVTLDGADVILTGNGLDSITLEGINSGGTYDSCTNLQDMIDHATAGINVEFGAS